From one Trifolium pratense cultivar HEN17-A07 linkage group LG1, ARS_RC_1.1, whole genome shotgun sequence genomic stretch:
- the LOC123904742 gene encoding transcription initiation factor TFIID subunit 11-like, with amino-acid sequence MKQSKDPFEAAFEESPPESPIETEPDPDADTEIPISNSLNSQPIHTNEEEEEEDNHVKNTSSTTSINTAITTTKNNNNNNKDDEEDEEEDNMDVELAKFPTAGDPHKMAKMQAILSQFTEEQMSRYESFRRAGFQKANMKRLLASITGSQKISIPITIAVSGIAKVFVGEVVEAARTIMKERKESGPIRPCHLREAHRRLKLEGKIFKRTTSRLFR; translated from the exons ATGAAGCAATCAAAGGATCCATTCGAAGCAGCATTCGAAGAATCACCACCTGAATCCCCAATCGAAACAGAACCAGATCCAGATGCAGATACAGAGATTccaatttcaaattcattgaattCACAACCCATTCATAccaacgaagaagaagaagaagaagacaatcATGTCAAAAACACTAGTAGTACTACTTCCATTAACACCGCCATAACCACaacaaagaataataataataataataaagatgatgaagaagatgaagaagaagataacATGGATGTTGAACTCGCTAAGTTTCCTACTGCTGGTGATCCTCATAAAATGGCTAAGATGCA gGCTATTTTGTCACAATTCACTGAAGAACAAATGAGTAGATATGAGTCATTTCGTAGAGCTGGATTCCAGAAAGCTAATATGAAACGG TTATTAGCAAGCATCACCGGGTCCCAAAAAATCTCGATTCCAATTACGATTGCAGTATCAGGGATTGCAAAAGTGTTTGTGGGTGAAGTTGTGGAAGCAG CTAGAACAATTATGAAGGAAAGGAAGGAATCTGGACCAATCCGGCCATGTCATTTGAGAGAAGCGCATAGACGACTGAAGCTTGAAGGAAAAATCTTTAAGAGAACAACCTCGAGGCTATTCCGGTAA
- the LOC123904720 gene encoding putative disease resistance RPP13-like protein 1: MALELVAGPLMGAVFNVLFERIASSEVVNFFKNKKTENLLKRLKIILLSIHAVLNDAEEKQMKNEAVKEWLEELKDVAFDADDLFDEIFTKAKEVNTFNSTSTIFHDKELEKKIEDVYERLEFVIKLKEVLDLKVCKEVKVTHKRPTSSVVEACDVYGRDNDKDILVNLLLSHDFDDEKLGVIPIVGMGGIGKTTLAQVVYNDDRVQKEFDLKAWIYVSEEFDICKITKNLLEVITLCSCDVEDLNSIQRNLKMYIQKKKFLFVLDDVWDENYENWDKFRSPFKHGGANGSKIIVTTRSRNVASIMQTFPPYNLTELSNDDCWELFSNHAFGYGHKDLNVNQQSVCKVGREIVRKCKGLPLAVKTLAGLLRSKSDTQEWLKVLSSEIWDLQDHESNILPALRLSYHYLPSHLKRCFAYCAIFPKDYEFDKEKLILLWMAEGLLHQSKRHRRIEEVGNEYFCELVSRSFFYQSRSGKSSFLMHHLINDLAQFVSGTFSVRIEDNNSDQVMERTHYLSHIISHCSSYVYLKDVSKANRLRTFMQIRTIGTSIDMFDNMPNDLLTKLRYLRVLTLVGAYFYNLPDSIGELKHLRSLEVSDTEITRLPESICSLYNLQTLKLVGCYNLIELPKDIHKLVNLRYLDIRGTCLKSMPLKIGELKNLQKLSDFFVGEDHGSSISELGELCNLHGSLFIHDIEHVVNYKDSEKAKLKEKHGLEKLSLDWGGRGDTDNSQHEKIILRSFEPHSNLKELDINDYPGTEFPDWLGDYYFCNMVSLKLKGCKYCYKLPPLGQLLMLKELHIIKFEGLMSVGSEFYGNRTSSSTDSFPALEILRIESMSVCEKWCFDADNVGSRAFSHLREFYIENCPKLTGNLPSSLPSLTLLVIRDCKRLLCPLPKSPSLRVLNIQNCQKLEFHVHAPWYHQSLTSLYLIDSCDSLMFLPLDLFPNLKSLDIWGCKNLEELTVSESASDVSPPNFKSLNSMCIRHCPNFTSFPKGGFAAPKLNLLTINYCQKLNSLPENLHELMPSLKELQLRGCPQIESSTMRPLRIRISNKLMEGKQNHSDPLFSRLEGLVSGHSPSSS; the protein is encoded by the coding sequence ATGGCTCTGGAACTTGTAGCTGGACCTTTAATGGGGGCTGTTTTCAATGTGTTATTTGAAAGGATAGCTTCTTCTGAGGTTGTAAACTTCTTTAAGAACAAAAAAACTGAGAATTTACTGAAAAGATTGAAGATCATCTTGTTATCAATCCATGCTGTACTCAATGATGcagaagaaaaacaaatgaaaaatgaagCTGTGAAAGAGTGGCTTGAGGAGCTTAAAGATGTTGCTTTTGATGCTGATGATCTATTTGATGAGATCTTTACAAAGGCCAAAGAGGTAAACACATTCAACTCAACTTCAACAATTTTTCATGATAAAGAGCTTGAAAAGAAGATAGAAGATGTTTATGAAAGATTAGAGTTTgttataaaattgaaagaagtaCTTGATTTGAAGGTGTGTAAGGAAGTTAAAGTGACACATAAGAGACCAACTTCATCTGTTGTTGAAGCATGTGATGTGTATGGAAGGGATAATGATAAAGATATCTTAGTTAACTTGTTATTGTCACATGATTTTGATGATGAAAAGCTAGGTGTTATTCCAATTGTTGGTATGGGAGGAATTGGGAAAACTACTTTAGCTCAAGTTGTATATAATGATGATAGAGTACAGAAGGAGTTTGATCTCAAAGCTTGGATTTATGTCTCTGAAGAATTTGATATTTGCAAGATCACAAAGAATCTTTTGGAGGTTATTACTTTGTGTAGTTGTGATGTTGAAGATTTAAATTCAATACAAAGGAATTTGAAAATGTATATACAGAAGAaaaagtttttgtttgttttggatgatGTTTGGGATGAAAACTATGAGAATTGGGACAAATTCAGGAGTCCGTTTAAACATGGAGGGGCTAACGGAAGTAAGATTATCGTTACTACTCGAAGTAGGAATGTTGCATCTATCATGCAAACGTTTCCGCCTTATAATCTTACTGAATTGTCTAATGACGATTGTTGGGAATTGTTTTCAAACCACGCGTTCGGTTATGGCCATAAGGATTTAAATGTTAATCAACAAAGTGTCTGCAAAGTTGGAAGAGAAATAGTTAGAAAGTGCAAAGGGTTGCCTTTGGCTGTGAAGACACTTGCAGGACTTTTGAGGTCAAAAAGTGATACACAAGAATGGCTTAAAGTCCTGAGTAGTGAGATATGGGATTTACAAGATCATGAGAGTAATATTCTTCCAGCTTTGAGATTAAGTTACCATTATCTCCCTTCGCATTTAAAGAGATGTTTTGCATATTGCGCAATTTTTCCAAAAGATTATGAATTTGATAAGGAGAAGCTAATTTTGTTGTGGATGGCAGAAGGGTTGCTCCATCAGTCAAAAAGACATAGAAGAATTGAAGAAGTTGGAAATGAGTATTTTTGTGAATTAGTATCAAGATCATTTTTTTACCAATCAAGAAGTGGCAAATCATCTTTCTTAATGCATCATCTTATAAATGACTTGGCTCAATTTGTATCTGGAACGTTTTCTGTGAGAATAGAAGATAACAATTCTGATCAAGTTATGGAAAGAACTCATTATTTGTCTCACATTATTTCACATTGTTCTTCATATGTATACCTGAAAGATGTTAGCAAAGCGAACCGTCTACGTACCTTTATGCAAATAAGAACGATAGGTACATCCATAGACATGTTCGACAACATGCCAAATGATCTTTTGACAAAGCTAAGGTACTTAAGGGTGTTAACCTTGGTAGGTGCTTATTTCTACAATTTACCTGATTCAATAGGTGAACTAAAACATCTGCGCTCTCTAGAAGTGTCTGACACCGAGATTACAAGGTTACCTGAATCCATCTGCAGTTTGTACAATTTGCAAACACTCAAGTTAGTTGGATGTTATAATCTTATTGAACTTCCAAAAGATATTCATAAACTTGTCAACTTGCGCTACTTGGATATTAGAGGCACTTGTTTGAAGTCGATGCCATTGAAAATCGGTGAATTGAAAAACCTTCAAAAGTTGAGTGACTTTTTTGTTGGTGAAGATCATGGTTCTTCCATTAGTGAACTGGGAGAGCTATGTAATTTACATGGATCTTTGTTCATTCATGACATAGAACATGTTGTCAATTATAAGGATTCTGAGAAGGCaaaattgaaggaaaaacaTGGCCTTGAAAAATTGTCTTTGGATTGGGGTGGACGTGGTGATACCGATAACTCACAGCATGAAAAGATAATACTGCGCAGCTTCGAACCACATTCCAATTTGAAGGAGCTTGATATCAATGACTATCCAGGCACAGAATTTCCAGATTGGTTAGGGGACTACTACTTTTGCAACATGGTGTCCTTAAAGCTTAAAGGATGTAAATATTGCTACAAATTGCCTCCACTCGGACAACTGCTGATGTTGAAAGAGCTTCATATTATTAAATTTGAAGGGCTAATGAGTGTAGGATCCGAGTTTTACGGAAATAGAACTTCTTCAAGTACTGATAGCTTTCCTGCACTGGAAATTCTAAGGATCGAGTCTATGTCAGTATGCGAGAAATGGTGTTTTGATGCGGACAATGTTGGCAGCAGAGCTTTCAGTCATCTTAGGGAGTTTTATATTGAAAACTGTCCCAAACTGACAGGGAACTTACCAAGTAGTCTTCCATCTTTGACATTACTTGTTATCAGAGATTGCAAACGTTTGCTTTGTCCACTTCCGAAATCTCCGAGTCTGCGCGTGCTCAACATTCAGAATTGTCAGAAGCTAGAATTCCATGTACATGCACCTTGGTACCACCAATCACTTACATCTTTGTACTTGATTGATAGCTGTGACTCACTCATGTTCTTGCCTTTAGATCTTTTCCCAAACCTCAAGTCTTTAGATATTTGGGGATGCAAAAATCTGGAAGAACTTACTGTTTCAGAATCAGCATCAGATGTTTCTCCTCCAAATTTCAAATCTCTCAATTCCATGTGCATAAGACATTGTCCAAATTTCACATCATTTCCTAAGGGTGGATTTGCAGCTCCAAAGCTTAACTTGTTAACCATAAACTACTGTCAGAAATTGAATTCTCTGCCTGAAAATCTGCATGAGTTAATGCCAAGCTTGAAAGAACTTCAACTGAGGGGTTGTCCACAAATTGAGTCATCTACTATGAGGCCGCTCAGGATTCGGATTAGTAACAAACTCATGGAAGGGAAACAAAACCACTCTGATCCTCTCTTTTCAAGGTTGGAAGGTCTAGTTTCTGGTCATAGTCCTTCATCAAGCTAG